The following are from one region of the Jatrophihabitans telluris genome:
- a CDS encoding PucR family transcriptional regulator has translation MDSSDSRSEVDAVLLVSAGTDPGRRQALEELADAAGVGLSWVQPGQSLPDAAGGAADTAATAATAATADIADLAQTIATLTGGLVTIEDTAARVLGYSRSGEDVDDLRRLSILERSGPERYLALLREWGVYDRLAASEDVVEIAEHPESGVRRRLAVGIFAGARQLGTIWVQQGRSDFPPHARQALLGAARLAAAALLDRAGPDRVPSNAELVRRQLQSGRVGPDPGPKPRPRTVISFVPAPGRDATETRQRRQDLQSVVGVHGAAYRRDALAGEFDGQVQLLVPGGTDRLPAMVRALIGSAKARYGFAVRAGIGPTVEEAELGRSLRGAQLALSLGTASVTTFGEVRPLALIRAAEEKVAAVPELHDSRVDALIAEEPELARTLLTHLRSGAQVSATAADLGIHQTTVRYRLRRITELTGIDLSDADQCLATQLQLRVRAHPPVGGA, from the coding sequence GTGGATTCCTCCGATAGTCGTAGCGAAGTCGATGCCGTGCTGCTCGTGAGTGCGGGCACCGACCCGGGTCGACGGCAGGCGCTCGAGGAGCTGGCCGACGCGGCCGGCGTAGGGCTGAGCTGGGTGCAGCCGGGTCAGTCGCTGCCCGACGCCGCCGGCGGCGCCGCCGACACCGCCGCGACCGCTGCGACCGCTGCGACCGCAGATATCGCCGACCTGGCCCAGACCATCGCAACCCTGACCGGCGGCCTGGTCACCATCGAAGACACCGCTGCGCGGGTACTCGGCTATTCCAGGTCCGGCGAGGACGTCGACGACCTTCGACGCTTGTCGATCCTGGAACGCAGTGGTCCCGAACGCTATCTGGCCCTGCTCCGCGAATGGGGGGTCTACGACCGGCTCGCAGCGTCGGAGGACGTCGTCGAGATCGCCGAACATCCCGAGTCGGGCGTTCGCCGCCGCCTCGCGGTCGGTATCTTCGCCGGCGCCCGCCAGCTGGGCACGATCTGGGTCCAGCAGGGGCGTTCGGACTTCCCGCCTCACGCCCGCCAGGCCCTGCTCGGCGCGGCCCGGCTCGCGGCCGCGGCACTGCTCGATCGGGCCGGACCCGACCGGGTGCCCAGCAACGCCGAACTGGTCCGGCGGCAGCTGCAAAGCGGGCGAGTCGGTCCGGATCCCGGGCCCAAGCCGAGACCGCGAACGGTGATCAGCTTCGTCCCCGCCCCCGGCCGGGACGCCACCGAAACCCGGCAACGCCGCCAGGACCTGCAGAGCGTGGTGGGAGTGCACGGAGCCGCCTACCGTCGCGACGCCCTGGCCGGGGAGTTCGACGGGCAGGTGCAGCTGCTCGTGCCTGGCGGCACCGACCGGCTGCCCGCGATGGTTCGCGCCCTGATCGGCTCGGCCAAGGCCCGCTACGGCTTTGCGGTACGGGCCGGCATCGGCCCCACTGTCGAGGAGGCCGAGCTCGGACGGTCCTTGCGCGGTGCCCAGCTGGCCCTGTCGCTGGGCACCGCGAGTGTGACCACGTTCGGTGAGGTCCGTCCGCTGGCCCTGATCCGCGCCGCCGAGGAGAAGGTCGCCGCGGTCCCTGAGCTGCACGACAGCCGAGTCGACGCATTGATCGCCGAGGAGCCCGAACTCGCCCGGACCCTGCTCACACATCTGCGGTCCGGGGCTCAGGTCAGCGCGACCGCTGCCGATCTGGGCATACATCAGACCACCGTCCGCTACCGACTTCGCCGGATAACCGAACTGACCGGGATCGACCTGTCCGACGCAGACCAGTGCCTGGCCACACAACTCCAACTTCGGGTGCGCGCGCACCCGCCCGTGGGCGGCGCATGA
- a CDS encoding DUF4190 domain-containing protein, translating to MTGFGGPPPSDDPWKGSDGGQPPYGDSSYGQPPYGEPSYGQGPYGQPPYGYQPYAYQPPPMGQPPHPYGSYPQPQPGNSLAVASFVCSLFGFLCCIGAIAGTILGFMGLSRAKELNGAGRGLAIAGLVISSVWFLLVIAWAVIAFSLGVYSY from the coding sequence GTGACCGGTTTCGGCGGACCGCCGCCCAGCGACGACCCGTGGAAGGGTTCGGATGGCGGCCAGCCGCCGTACGGAGATTCGTCCTACGGGCAGCCGCCGTACGGCGAGCCGTCCTATGGTCAGGGTCCGTACGGCCAGCCGCCGTACGGCTATCAACCGTATGCGTATCAACCGCCTCCGATGGGACAGCCGCCACATCCCTACGGGTCCTACCCCCAGCCTCAACCCGGCAACAGCCTGGCGGTGGCGTCGTTCGTCTGCAGTCTTTTCGGTTTCCTCTGCTGCATCGGGGCGATTGCGGGCACGATTCTCGGTTTCATGGGCCTGAGCCGGGCCAAGGAGCTCAACGGCGCCGGACGTGGCTTGGCGATCGCCGGGCTGGTGATCTCGAGTGTGTGGTTTCTGCTGGTGATCGCCTGGGCCGTCATCGCTTTTTCGTTGGGCGTGTATTCCTACTGA
- a CDS encoding aminoglycoside 3'-phosphotransferase yields MNAAAPLVDPAVPDAVARLAGTDELRAVWVNELGGTTWQLTSADADGRHRFVKWAPSISGLRLEAELARLDWAFGYVAVPAVIAFGGDEDGDWLLTEGLGGDNAASARWQADPLVAATAVGAGLRHLHDALPVGTCPFTWSIAERIAAHQRQGDAVSVTEQDAPPVVDPVVCHGDACLPNTVLRPDGGLAGHVDLGRLGVADRWADLAVATWSTEWTFGPGFEHAVLAGYGIDADFERIDFYRRLWGSAPGS; encoded by the coding sequence ATGAACGCGGCCGCGCCCTTGGTCGACCCGGCGGTCCCCGACGCGGTCGCACGTCTGGCCGGTACCGATGAGCTGAGGGCCGTGTGGGTCAACGAACTCGGGGGAACCACCTGGCAGCTGACCTCGGCCGATGCTGACGGCCGACACCGGTTCGTGAAGTGGGCGCCATCGATCTCGGGCCTGAGACTGGAAGCCGAACTCGCTCGCCTGGACTGGGCCTTCGGCTACGTGGCCGTCCCCGCCGTGATCGCCTTCGGCGGCGACGAGGACGGCGACTGGCTTCTCACCGAGGGGCTGGGCGGTGACAACGCGGCCAGTGCGCGCTGGCAAGCGGATCCACTGGTTGCCGCCACCGCGGTCGGAGCCGGACTCCGCCACCTGCACGACGCGCTCCCGGTGGGCACGTGCCCGTTCACCTGGTCGATCGCCGAACGCATCGCGGCGCACCAGCGGCAGGGCGACGCTGTGTCGGTGACCGAGCAGGACGCGCCTCCGGTGGTCGATCCGGTGGTCTGTCACGGCGACGCCTGCCTTCCCAACACGGTGCTGCGCCCGGACGGCGGGCTGGCCGGCCACGTGGACCTCGGCCGGCTCGGGGTCGCCGACCGGTGGGCCGATCTTGCCGTGGCCACCTGGAGTACCGAGTGGACCTTTGGGCCGGGCTTCGAGCACGCCGTCCTGGCGGGGTACGGGATCGACGCCGACTTCGAGCGCATCGATTTCTACCGGCGGCTCTGGGGCTCGGCGCCCGGATCCTGA
- a CDS encoding GtrA family protein — MSTSLIEHIRGSWRILVKEIAAFGFVGAIGLIVDLSLFNLFFNDGQVVAKTISTTVATGVTYVGNRYLSFSHRARTNLGREAGYFFIINLIALVGALAVIAFFSYPLHYKHHVVVMNVVNLFTIGLGTIFRFWAYKRFVFLHPDRVAAGLPDEDDPIQAPESEPTAG, encoded by the coding sequence ATGTCTACTTCTCTGATTGAGCACATCCGCGGTTCCTGGCGCATCCTCGTCAAGGAGATCGCGGCGTTCGGGTTCGTCGGTGCCATCGGTCTGATCGTCGACCTCAGCCTGTTCAACCTGTTCTTCAACGACGGCCAGGTCGTGGCCAAGACCATCTCGACCACCGTTGCAACCGGCGTCACCTATGTCGGTAACCGGTATCTGTCCTTTTCCCACCGTGCCCGGACCAATCTCGGTCGCGAAGCCGGCTATTTCTTCATCATCAACCTGATCGCCCTCGTTGGCGCGCTGGCCGTGATCGCCTTCTTCTCATACCCCTTGCACTACAAGCATCACGTCGTGGTCATGAACGTCGTGAATCTGTTCACGATCGGCCTGGGCACGATCTTCCGGTTCTGGGCCTACAAACGATTCGTCTTCCTGCACCCCGACCGAGTTGCCGCGGGGCTACCCGACGAGGACGACCCGATCCAGGCGCCCGAGTCCGAGCCCACAGCGGGCTGA
- a CDS encoding CGNR zinc finger domain-containing protein: MDFVFVSGRPSLDFVGTRKWRRDSAEEQLLGAADLADWTVRAGLLDVAPRVDASGLGHAIELRESMYRLLALTASPTRSSARDRRRLNAVGARPPVELALRGQRVRRSGDLDAVLATLARDAIEIIGTDAMASVRECTNERCTRLFLDASRGRTRRWCGMSECGNRHKVAAFREREGAGSIRAGSTRAPR, from the coding sequence GTGGATTTCGTCTTCGTCAGCGGCCGGCCGAGTCTCGACTTCGTCGGCACCCGCAAATGGCGGCGGGACAGTGCCGAGGAGCAGCTTCTCGGTGCGGCCGACCTGGCGGACTGGACGGTGCGAGCCGGCCTGCTGGACGTGGCCCCGCGGGTCGACGCGAGCGGGCTCGGCCACGCGATCGAGCTGCGGGAATCGATGTACCGGTTGCTGGCCCTGACCGCCTCGCCGACCCGCTCGAGCGCGCGGGATCGTCGGCGGCTCAATGCCGTCGGGGCTCGTCCGCCCGTCGAGTTGGCGCTGCGAGGTCAGCGGGTCAGACGCAGCGGCGACCTCGATGCCGTGCTCGCCACCCTGGCTCGCGACGCCATCGAGATCATCGGCACGGACGCCATGGCCAGCGTGCGCGAATGCACCAACGAGCGGTGCACCAGGCTTTTCCTCGACGCTTCACGGGGACGGACCCGGCGCTGGTGCGGGATGTCCGAATGCGGCAACCGGCACAAGGTCGCCGCGTTCCGCGAACGCGAGGGAGCCGGATCGATCCGAGCCGGATCAACCCGAGCACCGCGATGA
- a CDS encoding proline dehydrogenase family protein, translating to MLREPLLVAARSPRLRSVAEKSRLTRPVVDRYVAGPGEQDALATTRELAAAGMSVTLDFLGEDTTAAEQAQHTVAAYRSVLAALGEAGLAGQAEVSVKLSAIGQSLPVDGEKIALDGARDICAAAAAVGTTVTIDMEDHTTTDSTLSIVRELRVDHEWVGTVLQAYLKRTESDCRDLAYEGSRIRLCKGAYAEPESVAFTGAEVERSYQRCLDVLLGGAGYPMIATHDPVMIIAARQAIRRHGRTAGSYEFQMLHGVRPAEQRALAAQGERMRIYVPFGDEWYGYFMRRLAERPANLLLFLRSLTSKK from the coding sequence GTGTTGCGTGAACCGCTGTTGGTCGCGGCCCGGTCTCCGCGGCTGCGTTCCGTAGCCGAGAAGTCGCGGCTGACGCGGCCGGTTGTCGACCGCTACGTGGCCGGACCCGGCGAGCAGGACGCGCTGGCCACCACCCGGGAGCTCGCGGCGGCGGGTATGTCGGTGACGCTGGACTTCCTCGGCGAGGACACCACTGCTGCGGAACAGGCCCAACACACGGTCGCGGCCTACCGCTCGGTGCTGGCGGCGCTGGGTGAGGCCGGTCTGGCCGGGCAGGCTGAGGTGTCGGTGAAGCTGTCGGCGATCGGTCAGTCGTTGCCCGTTGACGGCGAGAAGATCGCCCTGGACGGCGCTCGCGACATCTGCGCCGCCGCCGCCGCGGTGGGCACGACGGTCACCATCGACATGGAGGACCACACCACCACCGACTCGACCCTGTCGATCGTGCGGGAACTGCGCGTCGATCACGAGTGGGTCGGAACCGTTCTGCAGGCCTACCTCAAGCGTACCGAGTCCGACTGCCGCGACCTCGCCTACGAGGGCTCACGAATCCGCCTGTGCAAGGGTGCCTACGCCGAGCCCGAGTCCGTCGCCTTCACCGGCGCGGAGGTGGAGCGGTCCTATCAGCGGTGCCTGGACGTCCTGCTCGGCGGCGCCGGCTATCCGATGATCGCCACTCACGATCCGGTGATGATCATCGCCGCGCGGCAGGCCATTCGTCGGCACGGGCGGACCGCCGGAAGCTATGAGTTCCAGATGCTGCACGGAGTGCGGCCGGCCGAACAGCGGGCGCTGGCGGCTCAGGGCGAACGTATGCGGATCTACGTACCGTTCGGCGACGAGTGGTACGGCTACTTCATGCGCCGGCTGGCCGAACGTCCGGCCAACCTGTTGCTCTTCCTGCGTTCGCTGACGTCGAAGAAGTAA
- the pruA gene encoding L-glutamate gamma-semialdehyde dehydrogenase, producing the protein MDAVTQIPTPYNEPVLDYQPGSAERAALKSALAELEGSRTALTCTIGGVHRMGAGAPGTVVQPHKHAHVLGDYAEATTSDAQDAIDAALAAAPSWRAMAYEERAAIFLRAADLLAGPWRARLNAATMLGQSKTAIQAEIDAACELIDFWRFNVSFGRQVHAEQPQSSPGVWNRLDHRPLEGFVYAITPFNFTAIAGNLPTAPALMGNVVVWKPSETQLLAAHLTMHLLEDAGLPAGVINLLTGDGRAVSEVALKHPDLAGIHFTGSTATFKHLWQEIGQNLDRYRTYPRLVGETGGKDFVLAHPSADVDVLRTALVRGAFEYQGQKCSAASRAYVPASLWDALRDGLASETEALTQGDVTDFGNFLGAVIDRRAFDRLAGVLDTARTDPSLTVLAGGTADDSEGFFIRPTVLVSTDPHHKIFSEEYFGPVLAVYVYDDTKPFSEILDVVDAAAPYGLTGSIIAGDRHAVVAAAERLRFAAGNFYINDKPTGAVVGQQPFGGSRASGTNDKAGSILNLQRWVSPRSIKETFVPPTSVGYPHQQPESQSNTSTTDSEA; encoded by the coding sequence ATGGACGCTGTCACCCAGATCCCCACGCCGTACAACGAGCCGGTCCTGGACTACCAGCCTGGTTCGGCCGAGCGAGCAGCGCTCAAGTCCGCGCTGGCCGAGCTGGAGGGCAGCCGTACCGCGCTGACCTGCACCATCGGCGGCGTCCACCGGATGGGTGCGGGAGCGCCCGGAACCGTGGTCCAGCCGCACAAGCACGCTCACGTGCTCGGTGACTACGCCGAGGCGACCACGAGCGATGCGCAGGACGCCATCGACGCCGCTTTGGCTGCGGCTCCTTCGTGGCGGGCCATGGCCTATGAGGAGCGCGCCGCGATCTTCCTCCGCGCGGCCGACCTGCTGGCCGGCCCGTGGCGCGCCCGGCTCAACGCCGCGACCATGCTGGGACAGTCCAAGACCGCTATCCAGGCCGAAATCGACGCCGCCTGCGAACTCATCGACTTCTGGCGGTTCAACGTCTCCTTCGGTCGCCAGGTGCACGCCGAGCAGCCGCAATCCTCGCCCGGCGTGTGGAACCGTCTCGACCACCGCCCGCTGGAGGGCTTCGTCTACGCCATCACCCCCTTCAACTTCACGGCCATCGCCGGCAACCTGCCCACCGCACCGGCCCTGATGGGCAATGTCGTCGTCTGGAAACCGTCGGAAACCCAGTTGCTCGCGGCGCACCTGACCATGCACCTGCTGGAGGACGCCGGACTACCCGCCGGTGTGATCAACCTGCTGACCGGCGACGGCCGCGCGGTGTCAGAGGTTGCCCTCAAGCATCCGGACCTGGCCGGCATCCACTTCACCGGTTCGACCGCGACCTTCAAGCACCTCTGGCAGGAGATCGGGCAGAACCTCGACCGTTACCGGACCTATCCCCGCCTGGTGGGCGAGACCGGAGGCAAGGACTTCGTCCTGGCCCATCCTTCGGCCGACGTCGATGTCCTTCGCACCGCCCTGGTCCGGGGGGCCTTCGAGTACCAGGGCCAGAAATGCTCGGCTGCCTCGCGGGCCTACGTCCCGGCCTCGTTGTGGGACGCGCTGCGCGACGGACTGGCCAGCGAGACCGAGGCACTCACCCAGGGCGATGTCACCGACTTCGGCAACTTCCTCGGTGCGGTCATCGATCGGCGGGCCTTCGACCGGCTCGCCGGCGTGCTGGACACCGCCCGTACCGATCCCTCCCTGACCGTGCTGGCGGGCGGAACAGCCGATGACAGCGAGGGATTCTTCATCCGGCCGACGGTTCTGGTCTCCACCGACCCGCACCACAAGATCTTCTCCGAGGAGTACTTCGGACCGGTGCTCGCCGTGTACGTCTACGACGACACCAAGCCGTTCAGTGAGATCCTGGACGTCGTCGACGCGGCGGCGCCCTACGGTCTGACCGGGTCGATCATTGCCGGGGATCGTCATGCCGTGGTGGCGGCCGCCGAGCGGCTGCGCTTCGCCGCCGGCAACTTCTACATCAACGACAAGCCCACCGGCGCGGTTGTCGGTCAGCAGCCCTTCGGTGGTTCACGGGCCTCGGGTACCAATGACAAGGCCGGTTCGATTCTGAACCTGCAGCGTTGGGTTTCCCCGCGCTCCATCAAGGAAACCTTCGTGCCGCCGACGTCGGTGGGCTATCCGCACCAGCAGCCTGAGTCCCAGAGCAACACCTCGACCACCGATTCGGAGGCGTGA
- a CDS encoding DNA polymerase Y family protein, whose amino-acid sequence MTAPLRVRQTPPRMAAIWCPDWPVTAARAEHGLFGDPPVAVFTANRVVACSQSARNHGIKRGLRRREAQSRCPDLIVLARNEAAEARAFEPVISAIEAIAPGVEVDRPGLAAIGIGGPTRYFGGETAVLHALSRAIGTHTDNVLIGVADGAFAAEQAARHGTLVPAGTSPAFLAQLPIDTLDEPELVDLLTRLGIRTLGAFAALPAADVHARFGPAGAWAHRQAGGVDARPIAARRPPVEFEVTVEFDPPLDRVDSIAFSARGAVEQFILDLADHGLACTCFELISATDRGEESVRRWRHAGILSAIDVTDRIRWQLEGWLNRAAGEPNAPTGPITSLQLVPVDTVPTGSHQRALWGADGAADERAHRALARVATLLGHGSVATPVVSGGRSPAQRTKLIPWGDDRPDGSHDELARRPWPGRLPSPAPSVILDPPQPVEVRDGTGHDVLVTERGALPNPPVHLVLETGRTSTVTAWAGPWPVDERWWDCQARQQLARLQLVDGSGRAYLVCYRLTDRRWYLEGIYD is encoded by the coding sequence ATGACCGCCCCGCTGCGGGTCCGGCAAACCCCGCCGCGCATGGCCGCGATCTGGTGTCCGGACTGGCCGGTCACCGCTGCCCGCGCCGAGCACGGCCTCTTCGGCGATCCCCCGGTCGCGGTGTTCACCGCCAACCGGGTGGTGGCCTGTTCGCAGTCGGCCCGCAACCACGGCATCAAACGTGGCCTGCGTCGACGTGAAGCCCAGAGCCGGTGTCCGGACCTCATCGTCCTTGCCCGCAACGAAGCGGCCGAGGCACGCGCCTTCGAGCCGGTCATCTCCGCCATCGAGGCGATCGCACCTGGCGTCGAGGTCGACCGCCCCGGCCTGGCCGCCATCGGTATCGGAGGACCGACCCGTTATTTCGGTGGGGAAACCGCCGTTCTGCACGCCCTGTCACGGGCGATCGGCACCCACACCGACAATGTCCTCATCGGCGTCGCCGACGGCGCCTTCGCCGCGGAACAGGCCGCGCGGCACGGCACTCTCGTCCCGGCGGGTACCTCCCCCGCCTTCCTGGCCCAGCTGCCCATCGACACCCTGGACGAACCAGAACTGGTCGACCTGCTCACACGTCTGGGTATCCGCACTCTCGGCGCTTTCGCCGCGCTGCCGGCCGCCGATGTCCACGCCCGTTTCGGGCCGGCCGGAGCCTGGGCCCATCGGCAGGCCGGCGGCGTGGACGCCCGTCCCATCGCCGCCCGCCGACCGCCCGTCGAATTCGAGGTGACCGTCGAATTCGATCCGCCCCTGGACCGGGTGGACTCGATCGCCTTCTCCGCCCGTGGCGCCGTCGAGCAATTCATCCTCGACCTCGCCGACCACGGGCTGGCGTGCACCTGCTTCGAACTGATCAGTGCCACCGACCGGGGCGAAGAATCCGTGCGTCGCTGGCGGCACGCCGGCATCCTCAGCGCAATCGACGTCACCGATCGCATCCGTTGGCAGCTGGAAGGATGGCTCAACCGGGCCGCGGGTGAACCCAACGCTCCCACCGGGCCGATCACCTCCCTGCAGTTGGTGCCGGTCGACACCGTGCCGACCGGTAGTCACCAACGTGCCCTCTGGGGCGCGGACGGAGCAGCCGACGAGCGCGCACACCGGGCCCTGGCCCGGGTCGCCACTCTGCTCGGCCACGGTTCGGTCGCCACTCCGGTCGTGTCCGGTGGACGCAGCCCCGCCCAACGCACCAAGCTCATTCCGTGGGGAGACGACCGGCCGGACGGTTCCCACGACGAACTAGCCCGGCGGCCCTGGCCGGGACGATTGCCCTCACCGGCTCCGTCGGTGATCCTCGACCCGCCGCAACCGGTGGAGGTTCGTGACGGCACGGGCCACGACGTGCTCGTCACCGAACGTGGCGCGCTGCCCAATCCTCCGGTGCACCTGGTGCTGGAAACCGGCCGCACCAGCACCGTGACCGCCTGGGCCGGTCCGTGGCCGGTGGACGAGCGCTGGTGGGACTGCCAGGCACGCCAGCAATTGGCTCGACTACAACTGGTCGACGGATCCGGCCGTGCCTACCTGGTCTGCTACCGGCTCACCGACCGGCGCTGGTATCTGGAAGGAATCTACGACTGA
- a CDS encoding aminotransferase class I/II-fold pyridoxal phosphate-dependent enzyme, with translation MDDSAIAVRADDFGYFLERALDGMCRIVLELGDELANRSPALPGSNTPYALLTHCLAVIEYWAGHVVHGRASNRDREAEFHASGPVGPLLERAERSRERLRLDVAATRPGAALACPPSEWADGPEIPLDASTALLHLYEELAQHHGQLEIIRDALSAARRTSAPRTDTMPEPSTPFEPELAWLRRKHGVKWRRPGHELLPAWVADMDFAVCPPVLAAIEAELARGDLGYPDWPADPLAQPFAEHMDRRHGWSPDPGRVRSITDIIQGLQVCIELLTNAGDPVATIVPNYPPFLATISTMGRRLVGLPLASDGASWRLDTVAMEETLRSSKAKVLLLVNPHNPTGHIFDETELRAIAEIADRLDLIVISDEIHAELSFEPGRFRPFASLDEAVALRTITLTSATKAFNLAGLRTAVAHVGPVTLWRRWQAAPPDLYGAVNTLGVSATLAAWRSGDEWLTELLGQLRARRDRIDAWVRSTPGVQWIPPQATYLAWLRLAGLGEDPAVAVRAAGVELSRGLDFGAGGSGFARLNFATSQSVLDEILARVAHTLPDTPNPV, from the coding sequence ATGGACGACAGCGCGATAGCGGTACGGGCCGACGATTTCGGCTACTTTCTCGAACGCGCACTCGACGGCATGTGCCGCATCGTCCTCGAGCTCGGCGACGAACTGGCCAATCGGAGTCCTGCACTGCCTGGTTCGAACACTCCCTACGCGTTGCTCACCCATTGCCTCGCAGTGATCGAGTACTGGGCCGGTCATGTGGTCCACGGACGGGCCTCGAACCGTGATCGTGAGGCCGAGTTCCACGCCAGCGGCCCGGTCGGCCCGTTGCTCGAACGAGCCGAGCGCAGCCGCGAACGGTTGCGGCTCGACGTTGCGGCCACCAGGCCCGGAGCGGCGTTGGCCTGCCCGCCTTCGGAGTGGGCCGACGGCCCGGAAATTCCGCTGGACGCCAGCACCGCGTTGCTGCATCTCTACGAAGAGCTGGCCCAGCATCACGGCCAGTTGGAGATCATCCGCGACGCCCTGTCGGCCGCTCGCCGGACGTCGGCGCCCCGGACCGACACCATGCCCGAGCCGTCCACGCCGTTCGAGCCGGAGCTGGCGTGGCTGCGGCGCAAGCACGGAGTGAAGTGGCGTCGTCCGGGCCATGAGCTGCTGCCAGCTTGGGTGGCCGACATGGACTTCGCCGTGTGTCCTCCCGTGCTGGCCGCGATCGAGGCCGAGTTGGCGCGGGGCGACCTCGGCTATCCCGACTGGCCGGCCGACCCGCTGGCGCAACCGTTCGCCGAGCACATGGACCGACGTCACGGCTGGAGCCCCGACCCGGGTCGGGTGCGCAGCATCACCGACATCATCCAGGGGCTGCAGGTGTGCATCGAACTGCTCACCAACGCCGGCGACCCGGTAGCCACGATCGTGCCGAACTATCCACCGTTTCTGGCTACGATCTCGACGATGGGCCGCCGCCTCGTCGGTCTGCCGCTGGCGTCCGACGGGGCGAGCTGGCGTCTGGATACCGTCGCCATGGAGGAGACTTTGCGCTCCAGCAAGGCGAAAGTGCTGCTGCTGGTCAATCCCCACAATCCCACCGGGCACATCTTCGACGAGACGGAGCTGCGCGCGATCGCCGAGATCGCCGACCGGCTCGACCTGATCGTCATCAGCGACGAGATCCACGCGGAACTGAGTTTCGAACCTGGACGCTTCCGCCCGTTCGCCTCGCTCGATGAAGCGGTGGCGCTGCGCACGATCACCCTGACCTCGGCGACCAAGGCGTTCAACCTGGCCGGGCTGCGAACCGCGGTCGCTCACGTCGGTCCGGTGACGCTCTGGCGGCGCTGGCAGGCGGCGCCCCCGGATCTGTACGGCGCCGTCAACACCCTCGGCGTGAGCGCCACGCTGGCGGCCTGGCGCAGCGGGGACGAATGGCTGACCGAACTCCTCGGCCAGCTGCGGGCGCGGCGGGACCGGATCGATGCGTGGGTGCGGTCGACGCCCGGAGTGCAGTGGATCCCGCCGCAGGCGACGTATCTGGCTTGGCTGCGCCTGGCCGGGCTCGGTGAGGACCCCGCAGTCGCGGTGCGCGCGGCCGGCGTGGAACTGAGCCGCGGCCTGGATTTCGGAGCCGGCGGCAGTGGCTTCGCCCGATTGAATTTCGCCACCAGCCAGAGCGTGCTGGACGAGATCCTGGCTCGGGTGGCCCACACGTTACCGGACACGCCGAACCCCGTTTGA
- a CDS encoding DUF1295 domain-containing protein: MTSGLSAANFFSCLPWVALAILAVLLTTYVASRIAGKHSVIDTAWGLLFVAAAVAAFVCSTGHGDLARRWLLLSMTVLWGGRLAVHIGRRSIGKGEDPRYEEMLADRGALETVLLVYGLQGLLAFLISMPVVVGMFLRAGLTPLAFVGVGLWVLGVLFEGIGDAQLEKFKKAKAAGSLPKDAVLDTGLWRYTRHPNYFGDACVWVGVFLVTAERWPGVLTIFAPAIMVYLLAFGSGKRVLERSMAKRPGYRDYMKRTSGFIPWVPQRPQHSD; this comes from the coding sequence ATGACATCTGGCTTGTCCGCGGCCAACTTCTTCTCCTGCCTCCCGTGGGTGGCGCTGGCCATCCTGGCGGTCCTGCTGACGACCTACGTCGCCAGCCGGATCGCCGGCAAGCACAGCGTCATCGACACCGCGTGGGGTTTGCTCTTCGTCGCCGCGGCGGTGGCGGCCTTCGTGTGTTCGACCGGACACGGCGACCTCGCCCGGCGGTGGTTGCTGCTGTCGATGACGGTGCTGTGGGGAGGCCGGCTGGCCGTGCACATCGGCCGCCGCTCGATCGGCAAGGGTGAGGATCCGCGCTACGAGGAGATGCTGGCCGACCGAGGCGCGCTGGAGACGGTGCTGCTGGTCTACGGCCTGCAGGGGCTGCTCGCGTTCCTGATCTCGATGCCCGTGGTTGTCGGTATGTTCCTTCGCGCGGGGTTGACGCCTCTCGCCTTCGTCGGCGTCGGCTTGTGGGTCCTAGGGGTGCTCTTCGAGGGAATCGGCGACGCCCAGCTCGAGAAGTTCAAGAAGGCGAAGGCGGCGGGATCGTTGCCCAAGGACGCTGTGCTCGACACCGGGCTGTGGCGCTACACCCGCCATCCCAACTACTTCGGCGACGCGTGCGTGTGGGTTGGGGTGTTCCTGGTCACCGCTGAACGGTGGCCCGGGGTGCTGACGATCTTCGCCCCGGCGATCATGGTCTACCTGCTGGCCTTCGGCTCCGGCAAACGGGTGCTGGAACGATCGATGGCCAAACGGCCGGGCTACCGCGACTACATGAAGCGGACGTCGGGCTTCATCCCGTGGGTGCCCCAGCGGCCCCAGCACAGCGACTAG